A part of Phosphitispora fastidiosa genomic DNA contains:
- a CDS encoding MtaA/CmuA family methyltransferase, with protein sequence MMNAKERILDLLNGKEVDRPACFSGMGNVTTAGLEQFGYKFAAVHSDAKMMADTAASSYKLFGYDCAVVPYDLCLEAEAVGCVMNPYEQVDQLLYPTIKEKVCHSEDEMTTFPIPEDVANRGRVPVVCEAIKLLQKDIGSEVAIGSYVLGPFTLAGQLMDLNELFKLSFRSPDKVNAMLDRLADVTIKIGRALRSAGADYITIREMGATTDVLSPKVFRNVIFPHLKKVREALQDVPTILHICGGTNKIMNILNEVGCNAISVETKNDLAKSREDIGNEPLIFGNVDAYNILVSGSPGDVEKAVVAALEGSCDSIWPSCDIWPTAPIENLKTMVETVKENGSAKWVRKNS encoded by the coding sequence ATGATGAACGCAAAGGAACGTATTCTTGATTTGCTTAATGGCAAGGAAGTAGACCGGCCGGCATGCTTCAGCGGCATGGGAAATGTAACTACAGCAGGGCTGGAGCAGTTCGGATATAAGTTCGCGGCTGTACACAGTGATGCTAAAATGATGGCAGATACCGCAGCCTCATCATATAAGCTGTTTGGCTATGATTGTGCGGTAGTCCCTTATGACCTGTGTCTGGAAGCAGAAGCTGTCGGATGTGTGATGAACCCCTATGAGCAGGTGGACCAACTTCTCTACCCGACTATTAAAGAAAAGGTATGCCATTCCGAAGATGAAATGACAACCTTCCCCATTCCAGAGGATGTTGCCAATCGGGGCAGGGTACCTGTAGTATGTGAGGCCATCAAGCTGCTTCAGAAGGATATTGGCAGCGAAGTGGCCATCGGGTCATATGTCCTGGGACCCTTTACCCTGGCGGGTCAGTTAATGGATCTTAATGAATTGTTTAAACTCTCCTTCCGAAGCCCTGACAAGGTGAATGCGATGCTGGACCGCCTGGCTGACGTAACCATTAAGATTGGCAGAGCATTAAGGAGTGCAGGGGCTGACTATATTACCATCAGGGAAATGGGAGCGACAACTGATGTGTTAAGTCCCAAGGTATTCAGAAATGTTATTTTCCCACACCTGAAAAAGGTCCGGGAGGCCTTGCAGGATGTCCCTACTATCCTCCATATATGCGGCGGAACCAATAAGATAATGAATATCTTAAATGAGGTCGGGTGTAATGCCATATCTGTAGAGACCAAAAACGACCTCGCTAAAAGCCGTGAAGATATAGGAAATGAGCCCCTGATTTTTGGCAATGTGGATGCATATAACATCCTGGTATCCGGAAGCCCTGGAGATGTAGAGAAAGCGGTCGTGGCTGCCCTGGAAGGAAGCTGTGATTCCATTTGGCCCAGTTGTGATATCTGGCCCACAGCTCCAATCGAGAACCTTAAAACCATGGTAGAGACAGTTAAAGAGAACGGCTCTGCCAAATGGGTCCGCAAAAACAGTTAA
- a CDS encoding cobalamin B12-binding domain-containing protein, with translation MSKEQEIFDRLRNGVVEYDNDMVISAANEALEVGLDAEKAIFDGLVSGIEEIGRLYELEEIFVPEMLLAADAMYAGLNILKPHMKKKSDGSTRGQVIMGVVQGDVHDIGKNIVKMMFDVAGFEVHDLGRDVPLETFIEEQLNTNSDLVCLSAMMTTTMVGMPEIIGKLKEKNPNVKIMIGGAPVNENLAGQWGADGYAKDANNALKDAINMVASLRNM, from the coding sequence ATGAGTAAAGAACAGGAAATTTTTGACCGGTTACGGAACGGAGTAGTGGAATATGACAATGATATGGTAATTAGCGCTGCCAATGAGGCTTTGGAAGTAGGCCTGGATGCTGAAAAGGCTATCTTTGACGGGTTGGTGTCAGGTATTGAGGAAATCGGCCGGCTCTATGAACTGGAGGAAATATTTGTCCCCGAAATGCTGCTGGCAGCAGATGCCATGTATGCCGGATTGAATATCCTGAAACCCCATATGAAGAAAAAGAGTGATGGCAGCACCAGGGGCCAGGTCATCATGGGTGTTGTCCAGGGTGATGTGCATGATATTGGTAAGAATATAGTTAAGATGATGTTTGATGTAGCCGGATTTGAAGTGCATGACCTGGGCCGTGATGTTCCATTGGAGACCTTTATCGAGGAGCAGTTGAACACAAACTCCGACCTGGTTTGTCTTTCGGCAATGATGACAACAACTATGGTCGGGATGCCTGAGATTATCGGAAAACTCAAGGAAAAAAACCCCAATGTCAAGATAATGATTGGGGGAGCTCCGGTAAACGAAAACCTTGCCGGGCAGTGGGGGGCTGACGGATATGCCAAGGATGCCAATAACGCCCTCAAGGATGCCATTAACATGGTTGCTTCTCTGAGGAATATGTAA
- a CDS encoding corrinoid protein has protein sequence MGKGEILRQAMQAVVVGDEEAAVAVAKMAVAEGINPIEVISDGLSAGIKEIGDLFEKDEISIPFVIIAAEAMSKAIAVLEPHIPKEHKGKKVGTVVLGTVEGDIHDIGKGIVATMLRVYGFEVHDLGRDVPVEVFVSKAREVNADIIGSSTLMTTTLPAQKLLQEAVEAAGLKVRTMVGGAAVSQLWADKIGASAYGENAAEAVRKAKELAENQWQWR, from the coding sequence ATGGGTAAGGGAGAGATCCTAAGACAAGCGATGCAGGCAGTTGTTGTTGGCGATGAAGAAGCTGCGGTGGCTGTTGCTAAAATGGCGGTGGCAGAGGGAATCAATCCTATTGAAGTAATTTCTGACGGACTTTCTGCAGGGATAAAGGAAATCGGTGATTTATTTGAAAAAGACGAAATCTCTATTCCTTTCGTGATTATTGCAGCTGAAGCAATGTCCAAGGCGATTGCTGTCCTCGAACCCCATATCCCTAAGGAACATAAAGGGAAAAAAGTTGGCACCGTTGTTCTGGGCACAGTGGAAGGAGATATCCATGATATCGGCAAAGGGATTGTTGCCACCATGTTGAGAGTTTATGGTTTTGAGGTTCACGATCTGGGACGCGATGTTCCGGTAGAGGTTTTTGTCAGCAAGGCTCGGGAGGTAAATGCTGATATTATTGGATCTTCCACCCTGATGACTACAACCCTGCCTGCTCAGAAGTTACTGCAGGAAGCGGTGGAGGCTGCCGGACTAAAAGTCAGAACCATGGTTGGAGGTGCCGCAGTCAGCCAGTTATGGGCTGACAAAATCGGAGCAAGTGCATATGGGGAAAATGCCGCCGAAGCAGTGCGCAAAGCCAAGGAATTAGCTGAAAATCAGTGGCAATGGAGGTGA
- a CDS encoding AAA family ATPase, with protein MLQEIFARVRDSVIGRENEIKYILAAMDAGKHILLEGPPGTSKSTLLRSISGAAGIPFFILEGNIDLTPAKLVGHFNPGKVLADNYQAEYFEKGPLTRAMEDGGILYIEEFNRMPADVSNVLITPMEEGEISIPRYGTVKAARLFTVIAAQNPYDDVGTVRVSRAFMDRICLIRTDYQGEEEEREIVRQRTGSENLKVVNSAVRVVRKTRAHQDIKMGASVRAAIDMVDIFVSMQKLADCPQDHFVSAAHIALVNKIWLNETTDRSPEEIIDEILDIPGLNRKDLIPDTGTDSDTDYSEQPPGMQSLSAGEEEEKKKRTVW; from the coding sequence ATGCTGCAAGAGATTTTTGCAAGAGTCAGAGACAGCGTAATTGGCAGAGAAAACGAAATTAAGTATATTCTTGCCGCCATGGATGCCGGGAAACACATTTTATTGGAGGGTCCTCCGGGAACCTCCAAGTCAACCTTATTGCGCAGTATTTCAGGTGCGGCAGGTATTCCCTTTTTCATCCTGGAAGGCAATATAGACCTCACTCCCGCCAAGCTTGTAGGCCATTTTAATCCCGGTAAGGTATTGGCAGACAACTATCAAGCGGAGTATTTTGAAAAAGGCCCTCTTACCAGGGCTATGGAGGATGGGGGCATCCTCTATATTGAAGAGTTTAACCGTATGCCGGCAGATGTTTCCAATGTGCTGATTACTCCAATGGAAGAAGGGGAAATTTCTATCCCCAGGTACGGGACTGTTAAAGCAGCGCGCCTGTTTACTGTTATTGCTGCCCAGAACCCTTACGACGATGTTGGTACTGTCCGGGTTAGCAGAGCATTTATGGACCGGATTTGCCTGATCAGGACAGACTATCAGGGTGAAGAAGAAGAACGGGAGATTGTCAGGCAGCGGACAGGTTCAGAGAACCTTAAAGTTGTTAATTCAGCTGTACGGGTTGTGCGCAAGACTCGGGCACATCAGGATATTAAAATGGGAGCCTCGGTGAGGGCTGCAATTGATATGGTTGACATTTTTGTCAGTATGCAGAAACTGGCGGACTGTCCCCAGGACCATTTTGTGTCAGCAGCTCACATTGCGCTGGTTAACAAGATATGGTTAAATGAGACCACCGACAGGAGCCCTGAGGAAATAATTGATGAAATACTGGATATTCCGGGACTTAATAGAAAGGACCTGATACCTGATACCGGCACCGATAGTGATACTGATTACAGTGAACAACCACCGGGCATGCAGTCTCTGTCAGCCGGTGAAGAAGAAGAGAAAAAAAAAAGGACCGTCTGGTAG
- a CDS encoding vWA domain-containing protein, which yields MASYLNRHPEELGAFFENDDSLEVFANIFTMLTHQVRTKAVKIASRLIVKIARQIADTGYRSGPLKLARGFQDGAEIELDKSLENYTAEPERGILDNIVSYTRQRERLAFVIMLDHSYSMKGLKVILAAITAASIAQHFKMDYAILGFCNRVSVLRDINEATGPETVVERIFGLELKGDTDIHLALEAGLKQVGNFERKIGLLLTDGAWNQGDDPLAVAAKFDKLSVIGFPPAKPDKIRQIARKGKGEFSFVTDEKGISEAILKCLK from the coding sequence GTGGCATCTTACCTGAATAGGCATCCGGAAGAACTTGGAGCGTTTTTTGAGAACGATGATTCCCTGGAGGTATTTGCCAATATTTTCACTATGCTGACACATCAGGTTCGCACCAAGGCAGTAAAAATTGCCAGCCGTCTGATAGTAAAAATTGCCAGGCAAATTGCTGATACGGGTTACCGGTCCGGACCGCTCAAGCTGGCTCGCGGCTTTCAGGACGGGGCTGAAATTGAGTTGGACAAAAGCCTGGAAAACTATACAGCTGAGCCTGAGCGGGGGATATTGGACAATATTGTTTCATACACCAGACAGAGAGAGAGATTAGCCTTTGTTATTATGCTGGACCACAGCTACTCAATGAAGGGACTCAAAGTTATCCTGGCTGCAATCACTGCGGCTTCCATTGCCCAGCATTTTAAAATGGACTATGCAATCCTGGGTTTTTGTAACCGGGTCTCGGTCCTGAGGGACATTAATGAGGCCACGGGGCCGGAGACGGTTGTGGAAAGAATATTTGGACTGGAACTGAAGGGTGACACTGACATCCATCTGGCTCTGGAGGCCGGGTTAAAACAGGTCGGTAACTTCGAGAGAAAAATAGGCTTACTCCTGACAGACGGGGCCTGGAACCAGGGAGATGACCCCTTGGCGGTGGCGGCAAAATTTGACAAGCTGAGCGTAATCGGCTTTCCACCGGCAAAACCGGATAAAATTCGCCAAATAGCTCGCAAGGGTAAAGGAGAATTTTCCTTTGTCACCGATGAAAAGGGAATTTCGGAAGCAATTCTGAAGTGTTTGAAGTGA
- a CDS encoding sigma 54-interacting transcriptional regulator, whose amino-acid sequence MILIKDLMLHNPPFLYVNNKVSHARLIFGNSKLSSIPVIYKNGALAGILDKNIVQQEHLSPLSQVGNYIYTCESLIYENDPVAVISTLSIDAKTAILPVLSREGKLMGIIPLPMVLKDILDEFIKCLELVAVHYDKDPRTYGIIIVNDDGEIVYFNGNTEKITGLHGKEVFGIHVNKVLYDSKLHEVVKKGKTHLSARMNADNVVLCTNRFPLHKDGVIVAAVGIFEDISEKERLHEKLRSLRGLNLEMVGILESINDGIILADNNGSILRTNSAFEAISGLSASQILSNNYDYLVEHANLPAMAFWGVLEKKRPFHVLEHINGRDFMVASRPVFDTDGQLLKVIVFIKDIYHLNEMILNLQLTQELATRYYNDRDIEHSQYERDDMVASSKAMKRVVSLAHKVAKVDSNILITGETGVGKEVVARSVHNCSHRMDGPFIKLNCGAIPEHLLESELFGYESGAFTGAKKEGKIGLIELSDCGTLFLDEVADLPVALQVKLLRVLQEREVMRVGGTKSKKVDFRLIAATNKDLEQMVKEQNFREDLFYRLNVVPVIIPPLRERKEDIIPLVLFFLNKFNKKYNLGKKISPEVIQSLLKYDWPGNIRELENTIERLIVTSDSNLIQIEEMKQNTSINIVPNIDTANSPKALGDLLEETERNLICQAFKNCKTTREMADTLGISQSAVVKKMKKYGISKVANG is encoded by the coding sequence TTGATTTTGATTAAGGACTTAATGCTTCATAATCCACCTTTTCTTTATGTTAATAATAAGGTCAGTCATGCCAGGTTGATTTTCGGGAACAGCAAGCTCAGCAGCATTCCGGTTATCTATAAAAACGGCGCTCTCGCCGGAATTCTGGATAAAAATATAGTGCAGCAGGAACATTTATCTCCCTTATCACAGGTGGGCAATTATATATATACATGTGAAAGTCTGATCTATGAAAATGACCCTGTCGCTGTTATTTCAACTTTAAGTATTGATGCAAAAACCGCTATACTTCCGGTACTTTCCCGCGAAGGAAAACTAATGGGAATAATTCCTCTTCCGATGGTTTTAAAAGATATTCTTGACGAATTCATCAAATGCCTGGAGCTGGTAGCGGTTCACTATGATAAAGACCCCAGGACTTATGGGATAATTATTGTAAATGATGATGGAGAAATCGTATATTTTAATGGAAATACAGAAAAGATAACCGGTCTTCATGGCAAGGAAGTCTTCGGAATTCATGTCAACAAGGTTCTGTATGATTCCAAGCTGCATGAAGTTGTCAAAAAGGGCAAGACTCATCTCAGCGCCCGGATGAATGCCGATAATGTGGTTTTATGTACTAACAGGTTTCCTCTTCATAAGGATGGGGTAATTGTAGCAGCGGTCGGAATTTTTGAAGACATTTCCGAGAAAGAGCGGCTTCATGAAAAATTGCGCAGCTTACGGGGCCTTAACCTGGAAATGGTAGGCATCCTTGAATCCATTAATGACGGAATTATTCTTGCAGATAATAATGGCAGCATTCTTAGGACCAACTCTGCTTTTGAAGCAATTTCAGGTCTTTCGGCAAGCCAAATTTTGAGCAATAATTATGATTACCTGGTTGAACATGCCAACCTGCCTGCGATGGCTTTTTGGGGGGTGCTGGAAAAGAAAAGGCCCTTTCATGTTCTTGAACACATTAATGGCCGGGATTTTATGGTAGCCTCAAGACCGGTGTTTGATACCGATGGCCAGTTGCTAAAAGTAATTGTATTTATTAAAGACATATACCACCTGAATGAAATGATTTTGAACCTTCAGCTTACTCAGGAACTAGCCACAAGGTACTATAATGACAGGGATATTGAACACAGCCAGTATGAACGGGATGATATGGTCGCCAGCAGTAAGGCGATGAAACGAGTGGTATCACTGGCACATAAAGTGGCTAAGGTTGATTCAAATATATTGATTACGGGAGAAACCGGTGTGGGCAAGGAAGTTGTGGCCCGCTCTGTCCACAACTGCAGTCATCGAATGGATGGGCCTTTTATCAAGCTGAACTGTGGTGCCATTCCCGAACACCTGCTTGAGTCTGAGCTGTTTGGCTACGAATCCGGCGCTTTTACCGGGGCCAAAAAAGAGGGGAAGATCGGACTGATAGAGCTTTCGGATTGTGGGACATTATTCCTTGATGAGGTTGCCGATTTGCCGGTAGCCCTGCAGGTTAAACTGCTGCGGGTACTCCAGGAGCGGGAAGTAATGCGCGTTGGCGGCACAAAATCCAAAAAAGTAGATTTCAGGCTGATAGCCGCTACCAACAAAGATTTGGAGCAGATGGTCAAGGAGCAGAATTTCAGGGAAGACCTTTTTTACAGGTTGAATGTAGTACCTGTAATAATACCTCCATTAAGAGAGAGAAAAGAAGATATAATTCCTCTCGTGCTTTTTTTCCTGAATAAATTTAATAAAAAATATAATTTGGGTAAAAAGATATCTCCTGAAGTTATTCAGAGTCTGCTTAAATATGATTGGCCGGGGAATATCAGGGAACTGGAGAATACTATTGAACGGCTTATAGTAACCAGTGACAGTAATCTAATTCAAATTGAAGAAATGAAACAAAACACCAGTATTAATATTGTTCCTAACATTGATACCGCAAACTCCCCCAAAGCATTGGGTGATCTGCTGGAAGAAACTGAAAGAAACCTGATTTGCCAGGCCTTCAAAAACTGCAAAACAACCCGTGAAATGGCGGATACACTTGGCATAAGCCAGTCAGCGGTGGTCAAGAAGATGAAAAAATACGGAATCAGTAAGGTGGCAAACGGATAA
- a CDS encoding ABC transporter ATP-binding protein codes for MIRVDGLAKQYGKFEALKGITFSIDEGSIFGFVGPNGAGKTTTMKIMATLMTPTAGQAFVDDIDVTRHPQKVRQVVGYMPDFFGVYDRLKVTEYLDFYASCYRIAANRRKNIIADLLELVELSHKADAYVDSLSRGMKQRLCLARCLVHDPKVLILDEPASGLDPRARVEMRELLRELKKMGKTIIISSHILSELSELCTHVGIIEAGELAAEGTVERITEQLSSDRLIQVRVSSGQETAADIIREQPGVAVVTETADGILQVSFSGDSAGQTELLRKLITAGIPVLSFAETSNSLEDLFMRITKGVVQ; via the coding sequence ATGATCAGGGTTGACGGACTCGCAAAGCAGTATGGAAAATTTGAAGCCCTGAAGGGGATTACCTTTAGTATAGATGAAGGCAGTATTTTTGGTTTTGTCGGCCCCAATGGCGCCGGCAAGACGACGACCATGAAAATCATGGCTACCCTGATGACGCCTACTGCCGGACAGGCTTTTGTTGATGATATTGATGTGACCAGGCATCCTCAGAAGGTACGTCAGGTGGTCGGCTATATGCCTGACTTCTTTGGGGTCTATGATAGATTGAAGGTTACCGAATACCTTGACTTTTATGCCTCCTGTTACCGGATTGCGGCTAACAGACGGAAGAATATAATTGCAGACCTGCTGGAACTGGTGGAGCTGAGTCACAAGGCTGATGCTTACGTGGATTCCCTGTCACGGGGGATGAAGCAGCGGCTTTGTCTTGCCCGGTGTCTGGTGCATGATCCCAAGGTGCTGATCCTTGATGAACCGGCATCAGGTCTTGATCCCAGGGCCAGGGTGGAAATGCGGGAACTGCTCCGTGAGTTGAAAAAGATGGGTAAAACCATTATTATATCGTCACATATCCTGTCAGAACTGTCAGAGCTCTGTACTCATGTGGGTATTATTGAAGCCGGGGAACTGGCGGCAGAGGGCACTGTTGAACGGATAACGGAACAACTGAGCTCTGACAGGTTGATTCAGGTAAGGGTAAGTTCGGGACAGGAAACAGCAGCTGATATTATCAGGGAACAGCCTGGGGTAGCTGTTGTTACCGAGACTGCCGATGGGATTCTCCAGGTGAGTTTTTCCGGAGACAGCGCCGGTCAGACTGAACTGCTCCGCAAATTAATCACTGCGGGAATCCCTGTACTGTCTTTTGCAGAAACCAGTAATAGTCTGGAAGACCTGTTTATGCGCATTACCAAGGGGGTGGTCCAGTGA
- a CDS encoding ABC transporter permease: MIGNPVLTKELRDRVRTWRSPLVITLYLGLLAVVGGFFIFEQTRGGMGGPRVYRMGIEIFNVMAVLQMGIIAFLTPGLTAGVISGERERQTLPLLMITRMSPLAVAAGKLISAISYMLLLTVISLPLYSIVFFFGGVSLSQFFYVSGILLVTTVLLGSIGMFFSSLFKRTTVAIIVTYAATFMLFIGTIFLTAFIMQVTRYYIGGPMTGPPGVPFVIYFNPLVALGSVLPMGGNILPFSSGNLAIQSLTPWQVNLLLDAVIILLTMGLTVWLIRPNRAGTKRRG, translated from the coding sequence GTGATCGGGAATCCTGTTTTAACCAAGGAACTGCGTGACCGGGTGAGAACCTGGCGCTCTCCACTGGTAATTACCCTTTACTTGGGGCTGCTTGCGGTTGTCGGCGGATTTTTCATATTTGAACAGACCAGGGGCGGTATGGGCGGACCGCGGGTATACCGGATGGGAATTGAGATTTTTAATGTGATGGCTGTCCTCCAGATGGGCATTATAGCTTTTCTGACCCCTGGCCTGACAGCAGGGGTTATCAGCGGGGAAAGGGAAAGGCAGACACTGCCCCTGCTGATGATAACCAGGATGTCCCCACTGGCGGTGGCTGCAGGCAAACTGATTTCGGCAATCAGTTATATGTTGCTGCTGACCGTGATTTCCCTGCCCTTGTACAGTATTGTTTTCTTTTTTGGCGGGGTTTCCCTCAGCCAGTTCTTCTACGTGTCGGGTATTCTCCTGGTGACAACTGTTCTCCTGGGGAGTATCGGGATGTTTTTTTCCTCGCTTTTTAAACGCACTACGGTTGCCATTATAGTTACTTATGCGGCAACTTTTATGCTCTTTATCGGGACGATCTTTTTGACTGCTTTTATCATGCAGGTTACCCGGTATTATATTGGGGGGCCGATGACTGGACCACCGGGTGTACCGTTTGTTATTTATTTTAATCCACTGGTGGCCTTGGGTTCAGTACTTCCCATGGGTGGCAATATTCTGCCGTTCAGCAGCGGCAATTTGGCTATCCAGTCCCTGACCCCCTGGCAGGTGAACCTTTTGTTGGATGCGGTTATCATTCTGCTGACAATGGGACTTACCGTATGGTTGATTCGTCCTAACAGGGCAGGGACCAAAAGGAGAGGCTGA
- a CDS encoding AAA family ATPase: MMVNRDNIVDTAKIDEAQVQEVVTRVRQIEAEVSRVMVGQGEVIRQILLTLMAGGHALLEGVPGLGKTLLVRTLGRALGLKFARIQFTPDLMPADIIGTNIMTETDQGRGFKFQAGAVFANLVLADEINRATPKTQSALLEAMQERTVSVAGVTRPLPAPFFVLATQNPLEMEGTYPLPEAQMDRFLFKVQVDFPGEADLRDILLRTTVHGETEVNQVADAADLAGLIKTATAVPAAGHVTDYIIRLILATHPERPEASERVRKYVRYGASPRGGQAILLTARIRALLEGRFNVAFEDVEAVALPALRHRFFLNFEGEAEGITGDILIKELLESVPKAGGVK, translated from the coding sequence ATGATGGTGAACCGGGATAATATAGTGGACACGGCTAAAATAGATGAGGCACAGGTTCAGGAGGTTGTTACCAGGGTCCGTCAAATAGAGGCAGAGGTTTCCAGGGTTATGGTGGGACAGGGGGAGGTCATCAGACAGATCCTGCTTACCCTGATGGCAGGCGGACATGCCTTGCTGGAAGGAGTTCCCGGACTGGGGAAAACCCTGCTGGTGCGGACCCTTGGCCGGGCGCTGGGGCTAAAATTTGCCCGTATCCAATTCACTCCTGACCTGATGCCTGCTGATATAATCGGTACTAATATCATGACTGAAACAGACCAGGGAAGGGGCTTTAAGTTCCAAGCGGGAGCGGTTTTTGCTAACCTGGTCCTGGCAGATGAAATCAACCGGGCGACTCCCAAGACTCAAAGCGCTCTTCTGGAGGCAATGCAGGAACGGACGGTATCTGTGGCCGGAGTAACCAGGCCGCTGCCGGCCCCTTTCTTTGTGCTGGCGACCCAGAACCCTCTGGAAATGGAGGGGACTTATCCGCTTCCGGAGGCTCAGATGGACCGGTTCCTGTTTAAGGTTCAGGTTGATTTCCCCGGCGAAGCAGACCTGCGGGATATTTTACTGAGAACCACGGTTCATGGCGAGACTGAGGTTAACCAGGTAGCCGATGCTGCGGATTTGGCAGGGCTGATCAAAACAGCTACTGCTGTTCCTGCTGCCGGACATGTAACTGATTATATCATTCGGCTTATTCTGGCGACTCATCCCGAACGCCCGGAGGCTTCTGAGCGGGTAAGGAAATATGTGCGTTACGGGGCCAGCCCCAGAGGCGGCCAGGCAATCCTGCTCACGGCAAGAATCAGAGCCCTTCTGGAGGGGCGCTTTAATGTAGCCTTTGAGGACGTGGAGGCTGTCGCCCTGCCTGCTTTGAGACACCGGTTCTTCCTGAATTTTGAAGGTGAGGCTGAAGGTATTACGGGTGATATACTGATTAAAGAATTGTTGGAATCAGTTCCCAAAGCCGGGGGAGTGAAATAG
- a CDS encoding DUF58 domain-containing protein, with protein MEGLFFEREFLNKLESMGFLLKKAMTGRYSGQHRSPRKGQSVEFADYRPYSSGDDWRQVDWNAYARLDRLFIKLFMEEQDLSVHLAVDTSGSMEWGGGAKLKMAREVAGALGYLALVNMEQVGAAALNNNMSGFLPLQRGKAGISRLWSYLGQLRPGGATDLNLALRKAGRFIRRPGITVLISDLLSPAGYQEGLKYLQHLGQQVVVLHIMSAAEKNPEILGNYRLVDCENQEFREVSITPMLLEAYRRQVNGFVEGIAGFCGSRQITYLSVTAEDNLEDILLHSLRSIGVLV; from the coding sequence GTGGAGGGCCTTTTTTTTGAGCGGGAATTTCTGAATAAGCTTGAGAGTATGGGATTTCTCCTGAAGAAGGCCATGACCGGACGGTACAGCGGACAACACCGCTCCCCCAGGAAAGGGCAGTCAGTGGAGTTTGCTGATTACCGGCCCTACAGCTCCGGAGATGACTGGCGGCAGGTTGACTGGAACGCATATGCCAGGCTGGACCGGCTGTTTATCAAGCTGTTTATGGAGGAACAGGATCTTTCTGTGCATCTCGCAGTAGATACCAGTGGTTCCATGGAATGGGGAGGCGGGGCCAAGCTTAAGATGGCCAGGGAAGTGGCCGGAGCGCTGGGATACCTTGCCCTTGTCAATATGGAACAGGTGGGGGCTGCCGCCCTCAATAACAATATGTCCGGTTTTCTGCCCCTGCAGAGAGGGAAGGCAGGCATTAGCCGGCTTTGGAGCTATTTGGGGCAACTGCGCCCGGGAGGGGCCACTGATTTGAATCTGGCCCTGCGCAAGGCAGGCCGGTTTATCCGGAGGCCCGGAATCACGGTGCTTATTTCTGACCTCCTCAGTCCGGCGGGGTATCAGGAGGGCTTGAAGTACCTGCAGCACCTTGGCCAGCAGGTGGTTGTGCTTCATATTATGTCCGCAGCGGAGAAGAACCCTGAAATTCTGGGAAATTACCGGCTGGTTGACTGTGAGAATCAGGAATTCAGGGAAGTGAGTATTACACCGATGCTGCTGGAAGCCTACCGCAGGCAGGTGAACGGTTTTGTCGAAGGTATTGCGGGTTTTTGCGGCAGCAGGCAAATAACTTACCTGAGTGTGACGGCAGAGGATAACCTGGAGGATATTCTGCTGCATTCACTGAGGAGTATTGGTGTATTGGTATAG